In Gossypium arboreum isolate Shixiya-1 chromosome 3, ASM2569848v2, whole genome shotgun sequence, the sequence ttaaagtaaaaaagaagttgtgtttattttattttttaaaattgtattaattttattaatgtaaAAAGAGTTATTACTTGAATAGAATTTTAAGCATATTAATTTATATCGAGTTAATTATGGTAATTAGTTAATGTTACTTTGCATTAATGGTATACAGTAAAGCTTTATTGTATGTTGAATATGTTAAAACATTGAATATCATGAAATggcttgatgattaagtgtatTTACGACCTTAAGTGTGGCTTGGGCTCAAGTCACGTTAATTGTTTGGGTTTTACCCTATTAttataattcaccaaaaaaatTAGAGAAGttttagtaaaattattttttattataaaagagTCCTATTAGAATATTGATCATATAAAATATTATGGCAGTGTGTtagagtttttattttttatattataataatggGTGGCTTCCATACATATCATATGGCTATAGTTGTGCTCATATTTGCAGATGTACAGTCCAAGAGTTTGGTGGATTAAGTTGAATATAAGTAGGCCCATAATCTTTACCTTTTGAAGGCTAATACTGTAAAAGATAAGATTTTCATGTCTTCTTAGCTTTCTATGACGAGAAACataaataacatatataattttatttaattgttttagtacatttttttaatatttaacctATATTCTTTATAATTATCTGTTAGTCTTTGACCAAGTTCATCATCATCTAATTTTGAATctgcattattaaaattattaagatTTCCTTCTTTTATGTACTTTCGAAATATGGATCTTTTCAATTTCATAAATGATTGAAGTTATGAAATATGCAATATCCTAGTACGATCCAACCTTATTTTTTTATGTTGTATTAAGGTGACATTGTTAATATGGGAAATATTTTTTAGAACAATAAAGATTTTTCTAACCACATTTCAAAGCTTTGAATGTTTCAAATTAAAGAGTTCACGGTGTTTGCGTCAGGCGTCATTCTCTCAAATGGTATCATACCCATAATATGGTACCAAAAAAATATTTCTTATTCGCAGTTAGCATCAACCTTATAATATTTGGGTTTATAGTCCAAATAGTCTAtaactttaattataaaaatatatataaatttaatttgaaaaatgaCTTATACTAGGATATATTCCATTTTATAATGtataaattaagtaaataaaatttatgatttataaATTGTCCAAAACGTTTATAACccttcttataaataatatatatatttttatattatttttatagtatATAGCAtgaatacataaataaattatgtCCATACTTTTTGGTtaactttttataaataaatatattataatatttctatagcatataattataataaatttttggccaaaactttagaaatttttatgatttaaataatatttttataacattatAAAACACACAAATTATttctataatataattattttaccgAACCATCCTAAACACTAGTATGTATTTATGCTTAtaacataatttttataatttatataaacaataattttaaaaattagatttgGATGTAATTACTTGCATAATTATTCCAACTCTCACCATTCCCTAAAATTGGAAAGTGTAATTGGAGTGCTTCAATTACACCCACTTCAATGAGACACACCAAATATATTAGTTACCCAAACATACCACTCTTgtgtaattataattaattacacTCAAATCCAATTATTAAGTAACTTTCCAACACTACCTTAATGTGCAACGTGGTACATAGGCTTTGATATGGTGTAACTATACAtatgaaacttttattttgattcaattgtacaCATGAAATTTTAACTTTGATTCAATTGCGtgcattttatattaaaaaataaaggaaaatatgctAAAAAATCCCTTAAACTACTACACTTTGTTTAAAGAATCCCTTATACTAATTTTGTAGTTAAATAAGCCCTTAACCTATGATTTTTACCAATAAAACCCCTTGCTTTAAATGTTaaagtaaaattattttgaattgcaAACTCTTATCTTTATATTGATGCAAAAGAATTTAAAAGAGTgattgtattatatatataagcagtttcaaaatttttaaaaatcataggTTATAGTAGAGGTACTCATGGGCCGTGTCAGGTTGGGCTTAAgatgatattaacataatttatgtTTACTCAAGCCCAAGCTCGGCCTGGAATatgggtctaaaattttaccaaaaTCCACTCTTGTTTGCAAAAAAACTAACTCAAGCCCATTAGGCTCGcccatattatattttaaatatattttaaaaatatttatattatattattttaatattaatagtattattttttttgtttattgaaattttttatatagcatcttaacattattttaatgtttacattagagtagtattatatatttagtataggttTATTTTTTACTATgttctaaattatataatataaagtattataaacttaaaaataggtCGGGTCAAGCTAGGCTTAGACCTTAAATGTTCAACCCCTAGCATGGCTCATATTTTAAACGGGTTTAATTTTTTTGCCTAAGTCTATTTTTCGTGCCTAATATTTTTACCTAAATCCTCCCAAAATTCGGACAAGCCTTTAGGCTTGGATAGGTAGCCCGACTCATGAAGAGATCTAGGTTATAgcttatttaactataaaaacaAGCAAAAGCttgtttaataaaacatttttagtATATTAGTCAAAATAAGCACATCAGTTTGTTATTCATGTTGGGTAAATATGATTATTGTATATGTAATATGCAAATGTAAAATGATGTTAGGTGATttgtcaaaattaaataaattaaaatattgcatacactttttttttctttaagtaAGAGAAGCTGCTTTAATTACGTGGTTCATTGAGCCGAAGCTAATTGGGAAGTTCCATTTTAAGCATATTCTCATATccattaagcatatatttcaGTATATTCTTCTTTCCTTTTACCTTATTTTGCATAAACCAAGTTAAATTTATCcgaaagaagaaaaagagaatgAATAATTTATACATTTTACACATATGTTAAGAAATTTAATACGTACAAGTAAAATGGCAATGGAGATTGTAAAATAACAACTGTAATATACGTACCACCTTTCTTTCTTGCACTACTTTCCTTCCTTGCCTTCCTCAGTTAATTCCTTCACGGCAACCGCTCGAGCTTCAAACACCGATACTGGAAACGACCTCGACAAGCCGACAAGAGTTTTGAACGTAATCATCGACGTCGAAGAAGGAGATTGTTGGACGTAGATTTCAGTTAAGTTGACCCAAATCATGAACTCCTTAGCTTTAACACCAGTCAGGTTCTTGATCTTGTTTGTCTCGAAATACGCCGTTATTTCGGTGTCGTAGCTGATGACAACGTTTTCGAACCTGTAAAAGCTGTCTTTCTTCGACAACATTTTATGCCGGCAGTGGCGGCGGCGGAGCCAGACAAAGCCAGTGTCCTTAACGTAACCACATTCATGTATGTCTTGCAAAGTTAGTAAGCCATTAGGCAACCCTTTTTCTGCTAACAACGATGTAAATTTGTCTCTGCATGTTTGGTTTCCATGATAAACTTCTGCTTTGGCCTTCGTTTCCATTGTTACAAGCTGAGTCGACATTTTTGGGGGACAAAGGATTCGAGGGGATTGAGGTGGAGGTGGAGTATGGTTATGGTGTTTTGTCTCAAATTAAACTCTTTGTATATATTGAAATTGGGTCGGGGGGCACGTGGTCATTTTTGTCAATGCCTGGTATTTTGGTTATAAAGGAATATGTGATATTGTAATCAATAATATTCTTTTTGTTTAATACATTTCCCGattaaaattagaataaaattatataataaaaataaataaattaaatatggaAACAAAGCTTTCTCAAACCTATCAACAAGCCATTTATCAAATGTACAAATACCCTGCAATCCATAACAACTCGAAAATCACATCCCTTGTTTATTAGAACTCTTCATAGATTAAGCTATTTATCCAAACTCATCTTAAGAACCATAAcccttaatttctttttttttctttttttgttaggATTCACCTTAGAAGATGAAGCTTTCCTTTAAAATTCATCATCTTTCTATTAATGATTCCTAATAATTGTCTCTCGTTAAATTTTGAACTTATCAAAGGTGTTTACCTATTTTTGCTGACAGATCAAGTTGGGAGGTGTTCTTTTAGGAATGTGAGACAAGCTCAAACACTTTTGGGTCCCTGCAAGACAAATATGAGCTTGAGGGGCATCAGAGCTTGTGCTTCAAGGCACTCTTCAATACTTAAGTCAGTATAAGTGTTTTATAGTAGAGAAAGTAAGTAGCTTGAGCTAGTAAAGAAAATGAAGATAAAGGAGAGAGAGCTCTCTTAAGGGGATAATACCTGTGAATATGTATTTGGTCCATTGGCTGCCCATTTTTTTATTCTTTGTGTTTTATAGAGGACAACAAAGTTTGTTTACACAGTTCATGTAACACTCTAATACCTAACCCGAACATTGGGTCTGAGCCATAAGGTGCCACATTCGTTGCCAAAGCAACCACAACCGATAATATTCAATTCAACATCATTAtacatttaaatataaataaatcatGCGTATTATATAGTGCATTATCATTTTTGGGTCTTATACAAGCTTACAAAAGCTGTTTTTCTAACCCCGGATTGAAATAGGACCAGATTGTAAAAATTACATAGTTTTGAGTTGACGTCGTGACTTCAGGGATTTCCTCATCATGACATGACTTGCTGACTAGGGTTTGTTGTGACCTCTAGGCTACATTATTGCAGCATGAGCCTTGAACTAATTCTCGTCGCGATGTTGGGGGTTTTTGTTGCGACGTGACAAACTGTTACTTTCAAAATCAACTTGTTACAAGCTTAAGCAACCTAAAATCATGTGTCCATATTCCCAAACCATCAAATCATCAAATTTCCAATAGGAAGCAAGACAAAATATGCCAAAATGGtagttttcaaaaacattaactaCTAATTCTAACTTTTACCATTTATACTCCAAAAaggccaaccaaaaattctaacaATTGTATAACCATGAACCTTGAGACTCCAAATCAATCATACGAATATATTCAAACACAATttctaaatattttcataaaatcacaacaTGTATAACTTAATCATTTGAAACATTTAGTAAAGtgtccctaggtacatgccacaaGACCAAAACGAAATGAGCTATACAAACTTTGTTAAGTCGAAAACAACGGTTTGGATGTTGACTTCAATTCTCTGGACTTTAAGGAGTACCTAAATCTACGCACGAAGAAAACAAACTGTATGTTGAGCAATAGGGCTCAGTGGTACTTTCATGATTCAAGATATCATAATATAGCATAAGTAGCATGACATAACGCATATGAACTCATAACGTAAACTTTGTATAATcagatatatatataaagatatgCATATACCAAATGGAAAGCCAAATTATTTAACAATACAACATTTTCTATCAATTCCATTCTTTTGCTACctacatttcaattatcatttagaGCTTATACTCAATCAAGATATAACAAAAATACATACATGTCAAAGGCATCACTTCAATTAAATTTCCATGATCAATTCATTTACTTACCTTATACTTACCATTTAATTTGATTTTGGAGTCTACCAACTCATTCACATTCATTTCGGCCCCCAGggcttatttttaattgttttgcgTAATAAGATACATActttcttcattttaattcatatacaaaCTTATTTGATTCTCTAGTATCATACCAATTCCTTTTGGTACAAATTACTAAGCTTATCATTAATGGCCCATATTAACCTAACTtggactcggacggatacacatgtccaaccaacacaccagacTGGCATCAAAATGCATTATCAAATAAATCGAAGTAAAGGAGATTGGCACGTGAAGTGCATACTGGCGCATGAAGCGCATCCTTGCACACGAAGTGCATCTTGGAACGTAAGCACATAAACCCGTACACAATCTATCCTATGGCATACCAACTATATTTGACTCAGCTCGACTAGTTAATAGAATACGAATGTTCAATTTCATATACAATTCAATACATATACCATTTTTCAATCATATACATATTACAATTCAAATCATCATCTATATACATGTTTTCATATCATACCATATATATTTCTACTTAATTTCCATTCCACATATCACAACAGACTCACTTTAATGACCAATCAATTCAATAAGCAAGCATATACAATCAAATATTTCTATTCtgaatcataaaagtacaaaccGAGATTCGTGCGTCACCTGTCGATAATTTTCAGTTTTCCTTTTCCTCTCAAAAGTTTGGTGTTGTCATTAGCTTTGAATAatcacaaaacataccatacaATCAATTTTCAACCAGTTCAGAATCAAATACCAAATTACATAAATtctgtaatttattcaatttagtctataaaATCGAGAcaacataactttcaatttagGGTCTCGGATTAGAATCTGATTTCACCATGGCTTATTAGGGGCCTTTTATTTTCTATACCTACCAAC encodes:
- the LOC108475829 gene encoding uncharacterized protein LOC108475829, producing the protein MSTQLVTMETKAKAEVYHGNQTCRDKFTSLLAEKGLPNGLLTLQDIHECGYVKDTGFVWLRRRHCRHKMLSKKDSFYRFENVVISYDTEITAYFETNKIKNLTGVKAKEFMIWVNLTEIYVQQSPSSTSMITFKTLVGLSRSFPVSVFEARAVAVKELTEEGKEGK